Below is a window of Bacillus sp. 2205SS5-2 DNA.
ATAAGAGTTTTTTAGCTGTGCTAACGGATTCACTACAAGTTCGATAAAATGAAAAACTTTTATTAAAGCGATTAAATAAACTTGTTCATAGTAAACTTCTTCAAGTACTAGACTAGCATTGCTTTCGTCAACAATCTGGACATCCTTACAAAATTCTGAGCAAAAGGGATACTCATTATTAAATTTAGCTTGAATCGTGCTACCCATCAAAAAAAAAAATGGAAACGATGCTTTATCACCATTTATTGATTGGTACGAAAAGAAACAAACTTAGCGAATACAGCCATATAAATAGATAGAGTCACACTAAGGACCAATAGTGTGAAAGTTATAACATATTCCGGTCAGTTCCGTAATTTCTTTCATTCATTCGATATCCAAACCAATAAAGTTTTCCCTTTGGTCGATAAATATTGCATTGCATCTGCTTGTTCTTTTACTAGAAAACAATTATTCTACTATATAAGATCAAAAATGGAAATGAAAGGATTGGTTGTATGATCATGCCAGATAAACTTCAATTAGGAGACACGATCGGTATTTGTTCACCTGCTTCAGGTGTGGCTGCCCTATGCCCACGACGATTTCAACGAGGAATTGATCATATAAAAGAACTAGGTTTCCAGGTGAAAGTGGCCACAAATGCCTTAAAACGAACCGATTATATGGCTGGAAGTATTCAAGATCGAGTGGATGATTTGCATGAATTATTCACGGATAAAGGGGTAAAAGCCATTATCACCGCGATCGGCGGCTATTCTTCGCATCAATTGTTAGAACAGTTAGATTTTAACTTAATTCAACAAAACCCCAAAATATTGCTGGGGTATAGTGATATCACTTCTCTACATTTAGCCATACTGAAGAAAGCGAATCTGGTGACCTACCTTGGGCCATCTGTCCTAGTACAATTTGGCGAATTTGATGGACTACTTCCTTTTACCAAAAAATATTTTTTTGATCTCCTTGTGGAAGGGGATGAAGTGAACTATGAAAGTTCAGATGCCTGTATATATGAAACTTTAATGTGGGATGAAGACGATGATCGGAAACGAAAAACGGTTTCACATACCGGCATGAAAGTAGTGAAAAGTGGACAGGCGAAAGGATCTATTGTAGCAGCAAACTTATCGACCTTACTATTACTAGCCGGAACTAGGTACTTTCCAGATATGGACGGAGTTCTTTTATGTTTAGAGGATGACGAAGAGGAGTCACCAGCATTTCTCGATCGTTTCTTTACACAATTAAGACAAATGGGTGTGTATCACCAAATAGCCGGTCTAATCATCGGCCGTTTTCATAAACAAGTTGGATTTAAAGATGGCCAACTAGAATCTTTGCTCCTTCGTGTAACTGACGGTCATGTCTTTCCAATCATTGTCGGAGCAGATTTTGGACACACTGACCCGATGTATATCTTGCCAAATGGTATTAAGGCGGAACTGAATGCAGAGCAATCTATTTCGTTTCGGCTATTAGAAAAAGCGGTTAAGTAAGAGATTTTTCGAAGTTTATGCTCTTCGGTATACTGAAAACGAACCATTACATTCCATCTAAGTCTTTAACTTCAGCTTCTTCAACCTCCTCCAGCTAAGTTTATTTCTAGGAGTTAGGCCGAGGAGCTAAAGGTCGAGAATTGTACTGTTTGATCTTTTCTCGAAACTCTTTATGTATACATGCTGGCTCTTTAATTTTTGTTTGAATCTTCTATTTTGGAATTGTTATTGTTCAAAAATAGACGAAAAATGCACAGAAAACCAACTAACTTTGCGAACCTACCCTTCATTTATGTGAATGACATCGAGTATATTTTTAAAAAGGCTGTTTTCGCAAAGTTTGTGGCTTTTCGTATTCGTTAATAATCTATGATATAGCTTTGTTTCGGCATCATTTACGAAATGCGGAAGTGCTGCCCAGGGACGGCAGGCATCTGGCAGAACATGTAGTGAAGCCTGCTTCACGTAGTGGACTGACAAATGCCCTAGTTCCTAGCCACTGCAGCTAGATTCGTCTGCATTTGATGGAAATCAACAGGGGAATGCAAGATTTAGTCAAAAATCAGATGAAATAGCTAAAATGTATACGAAAGGAACCTAAAAAAATATTCGTAAAAATACCTGTCCTAAATGATCACCAACAATTCCTCTCATTTATTCCTCAAACTTATCCCTGTATACCTATTATTTTCCTTTATAATACAAGATAAGATCTCTTAGATGATAGTCCTATCTCCCAATTAGTCAGTAAATAGAAACCTTCATGATTCAAATATTAAAAAACCATCCGCTTTTGTTAATCACGGATGGATCCTCACAATTATCTTCTAATGTTTGTCGGTCTCTTTAAGGCATATAAATCTTCTTCCATTGAAATGTATTTTTGCTCAAGAACATCCTTGGCGTCAGCAACACCTTGATTATACAGATAGGGACCAATTTCTTTTAACATGAAATCTAGAAGGTTTTCAGCAAAGATTTCGCCAATCTCATCTCCATTTTGTTCATAAAAAAATTGCTGAATGAGGAGGGCGATTTCGTCTCTTTCTTCTTTGGGAATGCGTATATACTTCATTTTTGAATCCTTCCTTTCTGAGAAAATAATAGCAATAAAGGACCGATTACAGGTGCATGGTTAACAAAGACAAAGTCCTTTTTTTGACTTGAAAATGAAACCGAAATAAGAGAGGAATGTTAATAAAAGGCTGTTTTCGCAAAGTTTGTTGCTTTTCGAACCAGTCTATAAACGGTGAAATGGGCGATTTAATCAAAAATCAGATGAAATTGCCACAAGGTGTACGAAAAGAGCTTAATTAAAAAATGAATTGTCATAATTCTGACGTTTTAAAATTGTTGGATTTAAATGAAAAAATGCAGCAGGGATGCATCTAGAGTTAAAAAGGCATTGCTCACAATCATGACAATCAGTAATAATACGCTCGTTATTTTACCCTTAAGGAGATAGTTTTTTAGATGGCGTTCTTTCGGAAAAAAAGTATAGTAGTAAAATAAAGGCACCGAATGTAAACAAAAACAAATGGCCAAGCAAGGTGGCTACGTGTATCCAATCTCAATAACAACATTCCCTAGAAAAAGGACACACCCCTAAAACAGATAAAATCACGGAGACATGAAATGATCTTTCATCAAACTTACCTTGGAGGGTCTGATGAAGTACAACTTCCTTTGAATCCCTTTATTTTGAAAAAAGAAGGCTATGGATAAAACAAGCTAAATCCAAAAGTAAAACAAGTCAGCACTTCTCTAGATCAGTATAACAAATACCAGAACGATCAACAGGTATTTTGATCGTTCTCTTTTATTGTTGGGCATTATAAGGGTATCGCTAAAAATAATGGAACGATGTATTAGTAGCAACGAAACATTACGCTACTGAAGAGATTCAAGGTGTACATAGGCTACAGAGTAAACCGTGTATGTATAGTCCGTGTTTTTGTCTGAAAATTAAAGTGAAAGGAGGGGAACTGGTGAATCAAGGAAATATCGTATATTCACAAAAAAGGCGTAGACAAAAATGGATAGAATGGTTAATCTTTTTTATTTGTTTACTTCTTATACAAACCAATGTCTCATTCGAATCCTATTCCGTTTTTATTTATACGTTCTCCATATTATTATTCTCAATTCGATACGGGTTAACAATGGGATTAGCCGCAATATTTGCCGTGATAGTCTTACATTTGTATAGTGAATTTTCTGCACGTCAAGATTGGCTTTTTACTCTTTACACAACGGAAAATCAGGTATTATATGCTTATTTTTTATTTCTTGGTCTCACTTTAGGCTTATATCGCACCAATTTTCAAGAGCGATATGAGGATCTTACTTATGAAAAAGAGGAATGGATGGAAAAATATGATGAAGCGGTGTTAACGTTGCATGAAATGAGAGAAGCTAATGATTTATTAAAGAAAAAGATTCTTCAGTCAGAAAACAATTTAGCGACTGTCCATTCAATGATGACGATGCTCGATCAAGACGTATCGGAAAAAGTACTAAATGAAGCTGCTCGTATCATTCAATCGTACTACGGGGCCAACTCATTTGGCATTTACCACGTCGATAGCTCCTTGCAAGTTTTAAGACTGAAAATCGATATGAGCCGTGAAGAAACGATTGCTAAGACTATCTTCATTGAAAACATTCCGTTAGCTTTTCAAAAAGCAGTTGAAGAAAAGACGATTTACGTCAAAAACATCGAACAAGATCATAGTGATCAAACACCTTTAATAACAGCTCCAATCATCATTGAAGACGAAACAAAATTTCTTTTAATGATTCATGAGGTGGACTTTGTTCGTTTAACGGCAGAAGGCCTTGAAATCCTACGTTGGATGATTCAATTTATTGCCGATCCATTGACTAAAACGTTACAAAAAGATGAAAAACAGAGATTAGCAAGTAGAGTAGATGGGACTGAATTTGTTTCGATGGAGTACTTCTACGAGCGGCTGAATCTAGAACAAGAACGGTATAGAGACCTCGGTCAGCCATTTTCCTATTTCACAGTAGCATTGCCTAATCATAAAACGTCTGTCATTCAGTATCTAAGTGACGTATTTGATCATCAATTACGAGAAGTCGATCTAGTCGGATTAGATTTAAAAGAAATGACTGTCCATTTTCTGTTGCCAGGAACACTGCCTCTATTTGAAGGAGATATTAAAAAAAGGTTATTAAAAGCAGCGATTGAACAGGTGATGCTCTATGAATAGTCAAATCCTTCTTTGGGTTCTTTTCATCAATATGATTATCAGTGTAGTCGTTACTTATATTTGGCAGTATCTGGTTCATGAAGAAAA
It encodes the following:
- a CDS encoding S66 family peptidase, which codes for MPDKLQLGDTIGICSPASGVAALCPRRFQRGIDHIKELGFQVKVATNALKRTDYMAGSIQDRVDDLHELFTDKGVKAIITAIGGYSSHQLLEQLDFNLIQQNPKILLGYSDITSLHLAILKKANLVTYLGPSVLVQFGEFDGLLPFTKKYFFDLLVEGDEVNYESSDACIYETLMWDEDDDRKRKTVSHTGMKVVKSGQAKGSIVAANLSTLLLLAGTRYFPDMDGVLLCLEDDEEESPAFLDRFFTQLRQMGVYHQIAGLIIGRFHKQVGFKDGQLESLLLRVTDGHVFPIIVGADFGHTDPMYILPNGIKAELNAEQSISFRLLEKAVK
- a CDS encoding DUF2164 domain-containing protein; amino-acid sequence: MKYIRIPKEERDEIALLIQQFFYEQNGDEIGEIFAENLLDFMLKEIGPYLYNQGVADAKDVLEQKYISMEEDLYALKRPTNIRR